One genomic region from Vitis riparia cultivar Riparia Gloire de Montpellier isolate 1030 chromosome 17, EGFV_Vit.rip_1.0, whole genome shotgun sequence encodes:
- the LOC117904690 gene encoding homeobox-leucine zipper protein HAT5-like, with product MASGRVNLAVMLQNQRVPCSSQPLDALFLSASSPSFLGSRSMVSFEDVRAGKRPDNPFFCQFDHDENGDEDLDEYFHQPEKKRRLTADQVQFLERNFEVENKLEPERKVQLAKDLGLQPRQVAIWFQNRRARWKTKQLEKDFGALQASYNSLKAEYENLLKEKDELKTEVILLTDKLLVKEKERGNLEVSNTDTLSQALPQVVVADSVSEGEVSKVSLVVCKQEDLSSTKSDVFDSDSPHYADGGHSALPEPGDSSYVFEADQSDVSQDEEDNFSKSLLPPSYIFPKLEDVDYPDPPTNPCSFGFPVEDHAFWSWSY from the exons ATGGCAAGTGGGAGGGTCAATCTCGCAGTGATGCTTCAGAACCAAAGGGTCCCTTGTTCTTCTCAGCCTCTTGATGCTCTCTTCCTTTCTGCCTCTTCTCCTTCTTTTCTTG GTTCGAGATCCATGGTGAGCTTTGAAGATGTTCGTGCGGGAAAGAGACCCGATAATCCCTTCTTCTGCCAGTTTGATCATGATGAAAATGGAGACGAGGACTTGGATGAGTATTTCCACCAACCCGAAAAGAAAAGGCGACTTACAGCCGACCAAGTCCAGTTTCTCGAGAGGAATTTTGAGGTGGAGAACAAGCTTGAACCAGAAAGGAAAGTCCAGCTTGCAAAGGACCTTGGCTTACAGCCTCGGCAAGTTGCCATATGGTTTCAGAACCGCAGAGCGCGGTGGAAGACCAAACAGCTAGAGAAGGACTTTGGCGCCTTGCAAGCTAGCTATAACAGCCTTAAGGCTGAGTATGAAAACCTCCTAAAGGAGAAGGATGAACTAAAAACTGAG GTTATTCTCCTCACAGACAAACTGCTCGTCAAAGAGAAGGAGAGGGGAAACTTGGAGGTGTCTAATACTGACACCCTATCCCAAGCACTGCCTCAGGTGGTGGTTGCTGATTCGGTTTCTGAGGGTGAAGTATCCAAAGTCTCATTAGTGGTCTGCAAACAGGAAGATCTTAGTTCAACAAAAAGCGATGTATTTGATTCAGACAGTCCACATTATGCCGATGGGGGCCATTCCGCTCTTCCAGAGCCTGGCGATTCTTCTTATGTTTTTGAAGCTGACCAATCAGACGTGTCACAGGATGAAGAAGATAACTTCAGCAAAAGCCTGTTGCCTCCATCATACATCTTTCCAAAGCTTGAAGATGTTGATTACCCCGACCCTCCCACAAATCCTTGTAGTTTTGGATTCCCGGTTGAAGATCATGCCTTTTGGTCCTGGTCCTATTGA
- the LOC117934481 gene encoding uncharacterized protein LOC117934481 isoform X2 has translation MGVQLQAYFHHHHSRIMMAQPPLSITCGSSNSLLFNGKKATLRLDGSLGLHLTSRKIDRRRRDFGIVASSNVAAPFWDGWKPEKSSAAPSFSDILWPSAASSEVTHPSVTLQKYNMFMAQIGCAAIGVLAFSLLGPGWLARSTALGASIAFMIYTRSTHPPAASLPLLFIDGAKFHHLNFWYALFPGATACILLCLIQEIVCYLKQNFKF, from the exons ATGGGGGTGCAACTCCAGGCTTACTTCCATCACCATCACAGTAGGATCATGATGGCACAACCCCCTCTGTCAATTACATGTGGTTCTTCGAATTCACTGCTTTTCAATGGAAAGAAAGCCACTCTCCGCCTAGATGGATCTCTTGGGCTGCATTTAACCAGTAGAAAAATAGACAGAAGAAGAAGGGACTTTGGCATAGTCGCATCCAGCAATGTGGCTGCACCATTCTGGGATGGATGGAAGCCTGAGAAGAGCTCTGCTGCTCCTTCATTTAGCGACATCCTTTGGCCTTCTGCAG CCTCCTCTGAAGTCACCCACCCCTCTGTGACTCTGCAGAAGTACAATATGTTTATGGCTCAGATAGGTTGTGCAGCCATTGGTGTTCTGGCATTCTCTCTACTTGGGCCGGGTTGGCTCGCTAGGAGCACTGCACTTGGAGCTTCCATAGCTTTCATGATCTATACACGCTCTACACACCCTCCAG CTGCAAGCTTGCCCCTGTTGTTCATTGATGGAGCTAAGTTTCACCACTTGAATTTTTGGTATGCTTTGTTCCCTGGTGCCACTGCTTGCATTCTCCTTTGTCTGATC CAAGAGATAGTATGTTACTTGAAgcagaatttcaaattttga
- the LOC117934481 gene encoding uncharacterized protein LOC117934481 isoform X1 produces MGVQLQAYFHHHHSRIMMAQPPLSITCGSSNSLLFNGKKATLRLDGSLGLHLTSRKIDRRRRDFGIVASSNVAAPFWDGWKPEKSSAAPSFSDILWPSAGAFAAMAILGKMDQTLASKGISMTIAPLGAVCAVLFATPSSPAAQKYNMFMAQIGCAAIGVLAFSLLGPGWLARSTALGASIAFMIYTRSTHPPAASLPLLFIDGAKFHHLNFWYALFPGATACILLCLIQEIVCYLKQNFKF; encoded by the exons ATGGGGGTGCAACTCCAGGCTTACTTCCATCACCATCACAGTAGGATCATGATGGCACAACCCCCTCTGTCAATTACATGTGGTTCTTCGAATTCACTGCTTTTCAATGGAAAGAAAGCCACTCTCCGCCTAGATGGATCTCTTGGGCTGCATTTAACCAGTAGAAAAATAGACAGAAGAAGAAGGGACTTTGGCATAGTCGCATCCAGCAATGTGGCTGCACCATTCTGGGATGGATGGAAGCCTGAGAAGAGCTCTGCTGCTCCTTCATTTAGCGACATCCTTTGGCCTTCTGCAG gGGCATTTGCAGCAATGGCAATACTAGGAAAGATGGACCAGACACTGGCATCGAAAGGGATTTCAATGACAATTGCTCCCTTGGGAGCTGTTTGCGCTGTCCTCTTTGCCACTCCCTCCTCCCCTGCTGCTCAG AAGTACAATATGTTTATGGCTCAGATAGGTTGTGCAGCCATTGGTGTTCTGGCATTCTCTCTACTTGGGCCGGGTTGGCTCGCTAGGAGCACTGCACTTGGAGCTTCCATAGCTTTCATGATCTATACACGCTCTACACACCCTCCAG CTGCAAGCTTGCCCCTGTTGTTCATTGATGGAGCTAAGTTTCACCACTTGAATTTTTGGTATGCTTTGTTCCCTGGTGCCACTGCTTGCATTCTCCTTTGTCTGATC CAAGAGATAGTATGTTACTTGAAgcagaatttcaaattttga
- the LOC117903935 gene encoding (-)-isopiperitenol/(-)-carveol dehydrogenase, mitochondrial-like — protein MGESSVCKNKLEGKVAIITGGASGIGEATARVFSEHGARAIIIADIQDELGQNLASSIGSHFCTFIHCDVTDEDQVKSMVEWTVQKHGQLDIMFSNAGIVNRSDQTVLDLEFSAFDRLFAVNVRGMAACVKHAARAMVDRGVKGWIVCTASVAGSHGMGRRTDYCMSKHAVVGLVRSASKQLGEHGIRVNCVSPHGIATPMMCKALEMEAEEVEKVYEAGTRLKGVLRARHVAEAVLFLASDQSAFVTGHDLSVDAGFST, from the coding sequence ATGGGAGAATCGAGTGTGTGTAAAAACAAATTGGAAGGGAAGGTAGCCATAATTACCGGTGGAGCAAGCGGCATCGGTGAGGCAACTGCACGTGTCTTCTCCGAACACGGCGCACGTGCCATTATCATCGCCGATATCCAAGACGAACTAGGCCAAAACCTAGCCTCATCAATCGGTTCCCACTTCTGCACCTTCATCCACTGCGATGTCACCGACGAAGATCAGGTCAAATCCATGGTGGAATGGACGGTCCAGAAACATGGTCAACTGGATATCATGTTCAGCAATGCCGGAATCGTAAACCGCTCGGATCAGACTGTTCTCGATCTCGAGTTTTCGGCCTTTGACCGCCTCTTCGCGGTGAACGTGCGGGGGATGGCAGCATGCGTGAAGCATGCGGCGCGTGCGATGGTGGATCGGGGTGTGAAGGGATGGATCGTGTGCACGGCGAGTGTGGCGGGAAGCCACGGCATGGGCAGGCGGACTGACTACTGCATGTCGAAGCACGCGGTGGTAGGGCTGGTTCGGTCCGCGAGTAAGCAGCTGGGAGAGCACGGAATAAGGGTGAACTGCGTGTCGCCGCACGGAATTGCGACGCCGATGATGTGCAAAGCGCTGGAGATGGAGGCGGAAGAGGTGGAGAAAGTGTATGAGGCTGGCACAAGACTGAAAGGGGTGTTGAGAGCGAGACACGTGGCGGAAGCTGTTCTGTTTCTTGCTTCTGATCAGTCCGCTTTCGTCACAGGGCACGATCTGTCGGTGGATGCGGGGTTCTCAACTTGA
- the LOC117905039 gene encoding (-)-isopiperitenol/(-)-carveol dehydrogenase, mitochondrial-like has product MTDPTPFNNKLQGKVAIITGGASGIGEATARLFADHGARAVVVADIQDELGSGVAESIGLHRCRYIHCDVTDEQQIKAMVESTVKMFGQLDIMFSNAGIMSMGDQTILELDLSASDKVFAVNSRGMAACVKHAARAMVEGGVKGSIVCTASVAATVGNDKFTDYIMSKHAVLGLVRSASKQLGTYGIRVNCLSPTAVATPMLCSAFKMGVEEAEKFFVEDMDLKGRGAVQVRHVADAALFLASDDSEFITGHNLAIDGGFRR; this is encoded by the coding sequence ATGACAGACCCTACACCTTTTAACAACAAGCTACAAGGTAAAGTGGCTATCATCACCGGCGGCGCAAGCGGCATCGGCGAGGCTACGGCACGTCTCTTCGCCGATCACGGCGCACGAGCCGTCGTTGTCGCCGACATCCAAGACGAGCTGGGCAGTGGCGTCGCCGAGTCAATCGGCTTACACCGCTGCAGGTACATTCACTGTGATGTAACCGATGAGCAGCAGATCAAAGCGATGGTGGAATCGACGGTGAAGATGTTCGGACAACTCGACATCATGTTCAGCAACGCTGGGATTATGAGTATGGGCGACCAGACCATACTGGAGCTGGATCTATCAGCTTCCGACAAGGTGTTTGCAGTAAACTCACGCGGCATGGCGGCGTGTGTGAAGCACGCGGCTCGTGCGATGGTGGAGGGTGGAGTTAAAGGGAGCATAGTGTGCACGGCGAGTGTGGCTGCGACGGTGGGGAATGACAAGTTCACTGACTACATAATGTCGAAGCACGCGGTGTTGGGGCTAGTGAGATCTGCGAGTAAGCAGCTGGGCACGTACGGAATAAGGGTGAATTGCTTGTCACCGACGGCAGTGGCGACGCCAATGCTTTGCAGCGCATTTAAGATGGGCGTGGAGGAGGCGGAGAAATTTTTTGTAGAGGACATGGATTTAAAAGGGAGAGGGGCGGTGCAAGTGAGACACGTGGCGGATGCAGCGTTGTTTCTTGCTTCCGACGATTCTGAGTTTATAACGGGACATAACTTGGCCATCGACGGGGGCTTCCGCCGGTGA
- the LOC117904116 gene encoding (-)-isopiperitenol/(-)-carveol dehydrogenase, mitochondrial-like has translation MTDPTPFNKLQGKVAIITGGPSGIGEATARLFADHGARADVIADIQDELGRGVAESIGLHRCRYVHCDVTDEQQIEAMVESTVQMFGQLDIMFSNAGIMSKGDQTMLELDLSAYDKVGAVNARGACDGGGWS, from the coding sequence ATGACAGACCCTACACCTTTTAACAAGCTACAAGGCAAAGTGGCTATCATCACCGGCGGCCCAAGCGGCATCGGCGAGGCTACGGCACGTCTCTTCGCCGATCACGGTGCACGCGCCGACGTTATAGCCGACATCCAAGACGAGCTGGGCCGTGGCGTCGCCGAGTCAATCGGCTTACACCGCTGCAGGTACGTTCACTGTGATGTAACTGATGAGCAGCAGATCGAAGCGATGGTGGAATCGACGGTGCAGATGTTCGGACAACTCGACATCATGTTCAGTAACGCTGGGATTATGAGTAAGGGCGACCAAACCATGCTGGAGTTGGATCTGTCAGCTTACGATAAGGTGGGTGCAGTAAACGCACGCGGCGCGTGCGATGGTGGAGGGTGGAGTTAA